A genome region from Nocardia sp. NBC_01730 includes the following:
- a CDS encoding NifU family protein codes for MTVDDRPDDQDNATPDSRWREAGDRIETLLEASSAGGTLVRERAEQLVREVADLYGAGLARVLGLLDAAAIERLARDDLVASLLLVHGLHPHDVHTRVRTALDSVRPYLGSHGGDVSLVGITDGVVRLELAGSCRSCPSSSVTLELAVEDAVRAAAPEIESIEVVAQTESAGLISADSLFTRVHANGDRSGSWIAVPELAELRPGEVGGFAVAGLAVLACRVGSDVFAYRDRCPACDHSLAGAVLHRRAGFPVGDAVLRCPTCRAHFDAVHAGARVDGDEHLEPLPVLVRSGELSVAVPVEVRG; via the coding sequence ATGACGGTGGACGATCGCCCGGACGACCAGGACAACGCAACGCCCGACAGCCGATGGCGCGAGGCGGGCGATCGCATCGAGACGCTGCTGGAGGCGAGTTCGGCGGGCGGTACCCTCGTCCGCGAACGCGCCGAACAGTTGGTGCGCGAGGTCGCCGACCTCTACGGCGCGGGTCTGGCCCGCGTGCTCGGGCTGCTGGACGCGGCGGCGATCGAGCGGCTGGCCCGCGACGATCTGGTCGCGAGCCTGCTGCTCGTGCACGGGTTGCATCCGCACGACGTGCACACCAGGGTGCGCACGGCGCTGGACAGTGTGCGCCCCTACCTCGGTTCGCACGGCGGTGACGTCAGCCTGGTCGGCATCACCGACGGCGTGGTCCGCCTGGAGCTGGCGGGCAGTTGCCGCAGCTGCCCGTCCTCGTCGGTGACGCTGGAGCTGGCTGTCGAGGACGCGGTCCGTGCGGCAGCGCCGGAGATCGAGTCCATCGAAGTCGTCGCGCAGACGGAGTCGGCGGGGCTGATCTCCGCCGACTCTCTGTTCACACGGGTGCACGCGAACGGCGACCGGTCCGGAAGCTGGATCGCGGTCCCCGAACTGGCCGAGCTGCGTCCCGGCGAAGTGGGCGGGTTCGCCGTCGCCGGGCTTGCGGTGCTGGCCTGCCGGGTGGGTTCGGACGTGTTCGCCTACCGGGACCGCTGCCCGGCCTGCGACCACTCGCTGGCGGGCGCCGTGCTGCATCGGCGTGCCGGGTTTCCGGTCGGTGACGCGGTGCTGCGCTGCCCGACTTGCCGAGCGCACTTCGACGCCGTGCACGCCGGTGCGCGAGTGGATGGCGACGAACACCTCGAGCCACTTCCGGTGCTCGTCCGCTCCGGCGAACTGTCGGTGGCGGTGCCGGTGGAGGTGCGCGGGTGA